The Ignavibacteria bacterium genome window below encodes:
- a CDS encoding arsenite methyltransferase: MDNEKELKEMVKEKYGQIAVQSDKPAKSCCCSSASEPVQISCCSGSSDDVNYTIMSDDYIHLQGYVPEADLNLGCGLPTQFAAIKEGDTVVDLGSGAGNDVFIARSIAGEKGRVIGLDMTSEMIAKANKNKEKLGVKNVEFYLGEIEDMPLEDNTADVVVSNCVLNLVPDKKKAFSEMYRIIKPGGHFCVSDIVLKGELPEALRQSAAMYAGCVAGALRQEDYLSKISQAGFTDVEIKKSKIIDLPLETLMKYMPEEEAKSFSSGEKGIFSITVVGYKKIN; encoded by the coding sequence ATGGATAACGAAAAAGAGTTAAAAGAAATGGTAAAAGAGAAGTACGGTCAGATAGCCGTCCAGTCCGATAAACCGGCAAAGTCCTGCTGCTGCTCTTCAGCATCTGAGCCGGTACAGATCTCATGCTGCTCAGGTTCGTCAGATGATGTTAATTATACTATAATGAGCGATGACTATATACACCTTCAGGGTTATGTTCCTGAGGCCGACTTAAATTTGGGCTGCGGCCTGCCCACACAGTTTGCCGCAATAAAAGAAGGGGATACGGTAGTGGACCTGGGTTCAGGCGCCGGCAACGACGTCTTTATTGCCAGATCAATTGCAGGTGAGAAAGGAAGGGTTATTGGCCTCGATATGACGTCTGAAATGATCGCCAAGGCAAATAAAAACAAAGAAAAGCTGGGCGTTAAGAATGTTGAGTTTTACCTGGGTGAAATTGAAGATATGCCGCTCGAAGACAACACTGCAGACGTAGTTGTAAGCAACTGCGTGCTTAACCTTGTTCCGGATAAGAAGAAAGCATTCAGCGAGATGTACAGGATAATTAAACCCGGCGGCCACTTCTGCGTCTCTGACATCGTATTAAAAGGGGAGCTCCCCGAAGCCTTAAGGCAGTCGGCTGCAATGTACGCCGGCTGCGTGGCGGGAGCCCTAAGGCAGGAGGATTACTTAAGCAAAATATCCCAAGCCGGGTTTACTGATGTTGAGATCAAAAAATCCAAAATTATTGATCTTCCTTTGGAAACTCTTATGAAGTATATGCCGGAAGAGGAAGCAAAGTCGTTCAGTTCGGGAGAAAAGGGCATATTTAGCATAACGGTTGTTGGTTACAAAAAGATAAATTAA